A window from Candidatus Nitrospira neomarina encodes these proteins:
- a CDS encoding polyprenyl synthetase family protein: MNIQAYLDQQRQRIDQFLEKSLPLLSANPQRLYESMRYSLLGGGKRIRPILTIAAAQALGYDRDAMLPFAASLEFVHTYSLIHDDLPAMDDDDYRRGRLTNHKVFGDGMAILAGDALLTMAFELCSQVDGTESFSSAQQLAIVRELANGSGHQGMVGGQVMDIQAENQEIDLAHLQQIHTFKTGRLIRAAVRIGSIIGAATTQQMQCLTDYSEDIGLAFQIADDVLDMVGTREELGKDAGTDEKRGKRTYPSFFGIEGARQLGEECVQRAIARLNTFDKQADPLRHIATYIMARRS, encoded by the coding sequence GTGAACATACAAGCCTATTTAGATCAACAGCGCCAACGGATTGACCAGTTTTTGGAGAAGAGTCTTCCTCTGCTCTCGGCCAATCCTCAACGACTGTATGAGTCCATGCGGTATAGCCTATTGGGTGGAGGAAAACGCATTCGTCCGATTTTGACGATTGCCGCTGCCCAAGCGCTGGGGTATGACCGTGACGCCATGTTACCGTTCGCCGCATCTTTGGAATTCGTTCATACGTATTCTCTTATTCATGATGACCTTCCCGCGATGGATGACGATGACTATCGGCGCGGCCGCTTAACCAATCACAAAGTATTTGGCGATGGCATGGCGATTTTGGCAGGTGATGCGTTGTTGACCATGGCGTTTGAGTTATGCAGTCAGGTTGATGGAACAGAGAGTTTCTCGTCCGCTCAGCAGTTAGCTATTGTGCGGGAACTGGCAAATGGTTCAGGGCACCAGGGAATGGTGGGCGGACAGGTCATGGATATTCAGGCTGAAAATCAGGAGATTGATTTAGCGCACCTCCAGCAAATCCACACCTTTAAAACAGGGCGTCTGATTCGGGCCGCAGTCCGGATCGGCAGCATTATCGGAGCGGCCACGACCCAGCAAATGCAATGTTTAACCGACTATTCCGAGGATATTGGGCTGGCGTTTCAGATTGCCGATGATGTGTTGGATATGGTGGGGACGCGGGAGGAATTGGGAAAGGATGCAGGAACGGATGAAAAAAGAGGGAAGCGGACCTATCCTTCATTTTTTGGGATTGAAGGCGCGAGGCAACTGGGAGAGGAATGTGTCCAGCGGGCAATAGCCCGATTGAATACTTTTGATAAACAGGCTGACCCCTTACGACACATTGCCACTTATATAATGGCGCGACGGTCTTGA